In Nicotiana tabacum cultivar K326 chromosome 17, ASM71507v2, whole genome shotgun sequence, one DNA window encodes the following:
- the LOC107832366 gene encoding L-ascorbate oxidase homolog isoform X1 → MRRAIFLHFLLGTVAYLIASVVRAEDPYKYETWTVTYGQIAPLGVKQKGILINGQFPGPTLNVVTNDNVLITVINKLDDPLLITWNGVKQRKSSWQDGVLGTNCPIPPNSQWTYKMQMKDQIGTFTYFPSTLMHRAAGGFGGLNILARSVIPVPYPKPFEQFTLLVSDWWKTDNKVLKQRLDQGNSFPFPDALLINGRPNSFKFTSMKGYTYLFRVSNVGLTTSINIRIQGHTLKLVEVEGAHTMQEVYESLDIHVGQSMAFLVTLHANPKDYYIVASTRFTKPILTATAILHYQGSNTPASKPLPIGPTYHVHWSMKQARTIRWNLTANAARPNPQGAFHYGTVPVTRTLVLANSAGKINGKRRYAINKVSYINPDTPLKIADFYNIPGVFQLNKIKDNPPPGPIVLGTSVFNFSLHDFTEIVFQNNEKTIQSYHFDGYDFWAVGYGPGQWNPTMRRKYNLVDATSRCTIQVYPNSWSTILVSLDNKGMWNLRSAIWPRRYLGQETYFRVWNTEHSLYTEYDIPPNAILCGKAKH, encoded by the exons ATGAGACGGGCCATATTCCTACATTTTTTACTTGGAACTGTGGCCTACTTGATTGCTTCCGTCGTGAGGGCTGAAGACCCATACAAATATGAAACTTGGACTGTTACCTATGGACAAATCGCTCCTCTTGGGGTCAAGCAAAAG GGAATCCTCATTAATGGGCAGTTTCCTGGCCCTACCCTAAACGTTGTAACTAATGACAACGTTCTGATTACAGTCATTAACAAGCTGGATGATCCTTTGCTCATAACATG GAACGGTGTGAAACAAAGGAAGAGCTCGTGGCAAGATGGAGTTCTTGGTACAAATTGTCCAATCCCACCAAACAGCCAATGGACCTACAAAATGCAAATGAAAGATCAAATCGGAACCTTTACATATTTCCCATCCACGTTAATGCACAGAGCTGCTGGTGGTTTTGGAGGATTGAACATATTAGCTAGGTCTGTTATTCCAGTCCCATATCCTAAACCTTTTGAGCAATTTACTCTGCTTGTTAGTGACTGGTGGAAGACGGATAACAAG GTATTGAAGCAAAGGCTAGACCAAGggaattcttttccttttccagatGCTCTACTCATTAATGGACGCCCTAATTCTTTTAAATTCACCAGCATGAAAG GTTATACATACTTATTTAGGGTGTCGAATGTAGGATTAACAACATCGATTAACATTAGAATCCAAGGTCACACGTTAAAATTGGTGGAAGTGGAAGGAGCACATACCATGCAAGAAGTGTATGAATCGTTGGACATTCATGTTGGCCAATCCATGGCTTTTCTGGTGACTTTACATGCCAATCCGAAAGACTATTATATTGTGGCATCCACTCGTTTCACTAAACCAATTTTAACAGCAACTGCCATCCTTCACTATCAAGGTTCTAATACCCCTGCTTCCAAACCTTTGCCCATTGGTCCTACTTACCATGTTCACTGGTCAATGAAACAAGCCAGAACCATTAG ATGGAACTTGACGGCAAATGCTGCGAGGCCGAATCCACAAGGAGCATTCCATTACGGGACAGTACCAGTGACGAGGACACTTGTGCTGGCAAATTCTGCTGGCAAAATCAATGGAAAGAGGCGTTATGCTATAAATAAGGTCTCTTACATAAACCCAGACACTCCATTGAAGATTGCTGATTTTTACAACATTCCTGGAGTGTTTCAGCTGAACAAAATCAAGGACAATCCTCCACCTGGTCCAATTGTTCTTGGCACTTCTGTCTTTAACTTCTCTCTTCATGACTTCACTGAAATTGTCTTCCAAAACAACGAGAAAACCATTCAGTCTTATCATTTTGATGGCTATGATTTCTGGGCTGTCGG GTATGGGCCTGGGCAGTGGAACCCAACAATGAGAAGAAAGTACAATTTAGTAGATGCCACAAGCAGATGCACAATTCAGGTGTATCCAAATTCATGGAGCACAATATTGGTGTCATTGGACAATAAAGGAATGTGGAATTTGAGGTCAGCAATATGGCCAAGGAGATATTTGGGACAGGAAACATATTTCAGAGTGTGGAATACGGAGCATAGCCTTTACACTGAATATGATATTCCACCAAATGCCATTCTCTGTGGCAAGGCCAAACACTAG
- the LOC107832366 gene encoding L-ascorbate oxidase homolog isoform X2, whose protein sequence is MKLGLLPMDKSLLLGSSKRNGVKQRKSSWQDGVLGTNCPIPPNSQWTYKMQMKDQIGTFTYFPSTLMHRAAGGFGGLNILARSVIPVPYPKPFEQFTLLVSDWWKTDNKVLKQRLDQGNSFPFPDALLINGRPNSFKFTSMKGYTYLFRVSNVGLTTSINIRIQGHTLKLVEVEGAHTMQEVYESLDIHVGQSMAFLVTLHANPKDYYIVASTRFTKPILTATAILHYQGSNTPASKPLPIGPTYHVHWSMKQARTIRWNLTANAARPNPQGAFHYGTVPVTRTLVLANSAGKINGKRRYAINKVSYINPDTPLKIADFYNIPGVFQLNKIKDNPPPGPIVLGTSVFNFSLHDFTEIVFQNNEKTIQSYHFDGYDFWAVGYGPGQWNPTMRRKYNLVDATSRCTIQVYPNSWSTILVSLDNKGMWNLRSAIWPRRYLGQETYFRVWNTEHSLYTEYDIPPNAILCGKAKH, encoded by the exons ATGAAACTTGGACTGTTACCTATGGACAAATCGCTCCTCTTGGGGTCAAGCAAAAG GAACGGTGTGAAACAAAGGAAGAGCTCGTGGCAAGATGGAGTTCTTGGTACAAATTGTCCAATCCCACCAAACAGCCAATGGACCTACAAAATGCAAATGAAAGATCAAATCGGAACCTTTACATATTTCCCATCCACGTTAATGCACAGAGCTGCTGGTGGTTTTGGAGGATTGAACATATTAGCTAGGTCTGTTATTCCAGTCCCATATCCTAAACCTTTTGAGCAATTTACTCTGCTTGTTAGTGACTGGTGGAAGACGGATAACAAG GTATTGAAGCAAAGGCTAGACCAAGggaattcttttccttttccagatGCTCTACTCATTAATGGACGCCCTAATTCTTTTAAATTCACCAGCATGAAAG GTTATACATACTTATTTAGGGTGTCGAATGTAGGATTAACAACATCGATTAACATTAGAATCCAAGGTCACACGTTAAAATTGGTGGAAGTGGAAGGAGCACATACCATGCAAGAAGTGTATGAATCGTTGGACATTCATGTTGGCCAATCCATGGCTTTTCTGGTGACTTTACATGCCAATCCGAAAGACTATTATATTGTGGCATCCACTCGTTTCACTAAACCAATTTTAACAGCAACTGCCATCCTTCACTATCAAGGTTCTAATACCCCTGCTTCCAAACCTTTGCCCATTGGTCCTACTTACCATGTTCACTGGTCAATGAAACAAGCCAGAACCATTAG ATGGAACTTGACGGCAAATGCTGCGAGGCCGAATCCACAAGGAGCATTCCATTACGGGACAGTACCAGTGACGAGGACACTTGTGCTGGCAAATTCTGCTGGCAAAATCAATGGAAAGAGGCGTTATGCTATAAATAAGGTCTCTTACATAAACCCAGACACTCCATTGAAGATTGCTGATTTTTACAACATTCCTGGAGTGTTTCAGCTGAACAAAATCAAGGACAATCCTCCACCTGGTCCAATTGTTCTTGGCACTTCTGTCTTTAACTTCTCTCTTCATGACTTCACTGAAATTGTCTTCCAAAACAACGAGAAAACCATTCAGTCTTATCATTTTGATGGCTATGATTTCTGGGCTGTCGG GTATGGGCCTGGGCAGTGGAACCCAACAATGAGAAGAAAGTACAATTTAGTAGATGCCACAAGCAGATGCACAATTCAGGTGTATCCAAATTCATGGAGCACAATATTGGTGTCATTGGACAATAAAGGAATGTGGAATTTGAGGTCAGCAATATGGCCAAGGAGATATTTGGGACAGGAAACATATTTCAGAGTGTGGAATACGGAGCATAGCCTTTACACTGAATATGATATTCCACCAAATGCCATTCTCTGTGGCAAGGCCAAACACTAG